CTTGAGCCTTTTCAACCTAGACTACACATCAAGTTATTTAAGGTATGTTCCGTTAACATGTAAGAAAAGGAGAGGATAGATCGTTTATGGGGTACGTCGCCTGATTCAAGCGTGACCATTCGAAGAATAGGCCTTCGAAAGCTGAATAAAGCAAATGTCAGTTGCGATTGGTATGCTGACAAATTAGTATAAAAAGCAATAGACTTTCTAACCACCTgtttttttccttttaCTTTATTTATATTTTGCCACCGTACTAACAAGTTCAGACAAAATGGCTAGAAGACCAGCTAGATGTTACAGATACTGCAAGAACAAGCCGTTCCCAAAGTCCAGATACAACCGTGGTGTCCCAGATCCTAAGATCAGAATTTATGACTTGGGTAGAAAGAAGGCTGCTGTCGATGACTTCCCATTGTGTGTTCACTTGGTTTCCAACGAGATTGAGCAACTGTCTTCCGAGGCTTTGGAAGCCGCTCGTATCTGTGCTAACAAGTACATTACCACACAATCTGGTAGAGATTCATTCCACTTGAGAATCAGAGTCCACCCATACCATGTCTTACGTATCAACAAGATGTTGTCTTGTGCCGGTGCCGATAGATTGCAACAAGGTATGAGAGGTGCTTGGGGTAAGCCACACGGTTTGGCCGCTCGTGTCACCATTGGTCAAATTCTGATGTCTATCAGAACCAAGGACTCTAACAAGGCCGTCGTTATTGAGGGTCTCAGAAGATCCCGTTACAAGTTCCCAGGTCAACAAAAGATCATTATCTCCAAGAAGTGGGGTTTCACTCCACTGGACCGTGAGGACTACATTGTCAAGAGAGCTAGTGGTGAGATCAGAGACGATGGTGCTTACGTCAAGTTCCTGACCAAGAAGGGTCCTTTGCAAGAGAACTTGGAGCAATTCCCAGACTACAACTACGCCGAGGCTAATTAGGATTGTTAAATAGTTTAATATCTTAATTTGTACTATGATTGTTTGTATGGTTCATGTAGAATGCCTCCGTTTCAGctctcttttttcttcatcagtttcTCGTAGTGCTCTCCTTTTGTGGCTACAACCAGCACCTTCCAGCGTCCGCCTAAACCCAGTACTGTTTTCGCCAGCCTTCACGCATTACTGTCTCCCAACAGCGCttggagattttttttctgccAACGAATTTGCCTCGCGGTCCCTAGGCATAAAACACGTCTTTCAGCCAcgtttcttcttccttaACCCACTATTCAGAATGTCGTTTTCTAATAAAGAAGATCCTAAGACTTTGGTACTATTCGACGTTGATGGTACTTTAACCCCAGCCAGATTGACCGTCTCTGACGAAATGAGACAAaccttgaaagatttgagaaagaaagtCGTGATTGGCTTCGTTGGTGGCTCTGACCTGTCAAAACAGGTTGAGCAACTTGGAGATACAGTCCTTCAGGACTTCGACTACTGTTTCTCGGAAAACGGTTTGACTGC
This window of the Komagataella phaffii GS115 chromosome 2, complete sequence genome carries:
- a CDS encoding 60S ribosomal protein L10, whose protein sequence is MARRPARCYRYCKNKPFPKSRYNRGVPDPKIRIYDLGRKKAAVDDFPLCVHLVSNEIEQLSSEALEAARICANKYITTQSGRDSFHLRIRVHPYHVLRINKMLSCAGADRLQQGMRGAWGKPHGLAARVTIGQILMSIRTKDSNKAVVIEGLRRSRYKFPGQQKIIISKKWGFTPLDREDYIVKRASGEIRDDGAYVKFLTKKGPLQENLEQFPDYNYAEAN